DNA from Fusobacterium perfoetens:
AAAAATTAGGAGGTAGGAAGATGAGAAGTATAACAACATTCGATTTACAATATGCACATAGATTTTATAAATTTAAAGGTGAAGCACAATATTTACATGGACATACTGGAGTTTTAACTATTGAAGTAGAAGATACTATTAACGAAGGAGTTAATATGGTATTCCCTTGTAATGAAATACAAAAAACAGCTTGGGATCTTTTAAAGAATTTCGATCACGCACTTATTTTAAGAGAAGATGACCCTTTACTACCAGCTATATTAAAAGTATATGAAGAAACAGGAATAAAAGATGGACATCCACAAAATACTATGAAGGGAGCAGCATTTAAGACTGAACTTGCTACTGCTTATCCAGATTGTAGATTAGTGGTAACAAAAGAAACATTAACAGTTGAAGGAATGATTAAAATAGTTTATGATTTATTAAAAGACAAATTAAATATAGCAAAAATTACTTTTACAAGTGGAGTAAATGCTGCTTCTGAAGAATTTGTTACTAAAAATAATATAGACCGTTGTCCT
Protein-coding regions in this window:
- a CDS encoding 6-pyruvoyl trahydropterin synthase family protein: MRSITTFDLQYAHRFYKFKGEAQYLHGHTGVLTIEVEDTINEGVNMVFPCNEIQKTAWDLLKNFDHALILREDDPLLPAILKVYEETGIKDGHPQNTMKGAAFKTELATAYPDCRLVVTKETLTVEGMIKIVYDLLKDKLNIAKITFTSGVNAASEEFVTKNNIDRCPLCGISLNENGVCPKCGYKK